One stretch of Arachis hypogaea cultivar Tifrunner chromosome 20, arahy.Tifrunner.gnm2.J5K5, whole genome shotgun sequence DNA includes these proteins:
- the LOC112734991 gene encoding ER lumen protein-retaining receptor A, whose translation MNIFRLAGDMTHLLSILVLLLKIYATKSCSGISRKTQELYAIVFLARYLDLFTEFISLYNTVMKIVFIVSSLAIVYCMRLHPLVRRTYDRELDTFRHYFLVGASFFLALILHEKFTLQEIFWAFSIYLEAVAILPQLVLLQRSGNVDNLTGQYVFFLGAYRAFYILNWIYRYLTEPRFTRWIACVSGVVQTALYADFFYYYFISWKNNSKLKLPA comes from the exons ATGAATATCTTCAGGCTCGCCGGCGATATGACCCATCTTCTCAGCATTCTGGTCCTCCTCCTCAAGATCTACGCCACCAAATCATGCTCAG GAATTTCTCGGAAGACGCAGGAGTTATATGCGATAGTGTTCCTGGCGAGGTATCTAGATCTGTTCACGGAGTTCATATCGTTGTACAACACGGTGATGAAGATAGTGTTCATTGTGAGCTCCTTGGCGATCGTCTATTGCATGCGCCTTCACCCACTCGTCAGGAGAACCTACGACAGGGAGCTCGACACTTTCCGCCACTATTTCCTCGTCGGTGCCAGCTTCTTCCTTGCCCTCATCTTGCACGAGAAGTTCACCTTGCAAGAG ATCTTCTGGGCATTTTCAATATACTTGGAGGCAGTTGCAATACTACCCCAGTTGGTTTTGTTGCAACGAAGTGGAAATGTGGACAATTTGACAGGACAATATGTATTCTTTCTTGG TGCATATCGTGCGTTTTACATTCTGAACTGGATATACCGCTATTTGACTGAGCCACGTTTCACCCGATGGATAG CTTGCGTCTCAGGTGTGGTTCAGACAGCTCTCTATGCTGATTTCTTTTACTATTACTTCATCAG CTGGAAGAACAATTCAAAACTAAAGTTGCCTGCTTGA
- the LOC112734992 gene encoding fasciclin-like arabinogalactan protein 11, producing the protein MMRRMQLQSLLFSSSLILITLSTITSAQLSPVQPPTTAPPAPPLSQPTAPAPGFNTVPLVPTTPSGAPTPTVTVPKGPTIDIVQILKKAKRFSVLIRLLKTTQLINQLNSQLVTTSSGGLTLFAPEDSAFSKLKPGFLNSLTDRQKVELLQFHSLSSFIAISNFDTLTNPVQTQAGDDPQRLQLNVTTYGGSQVNMATGAVNATVTGTIYSDNKLAIYQVDKVLLPLDLVLPAKSPAPAPGLASAKALPKAAKGNSTTAADDSGSDAGDTDDDKALPTDASSAESVKVVVWMMSVAVAVALVGATMF; encoded by the coding sequence atgatgagaagAATGCAGCTACAATCATTACTCTTTTCCTCATCACTTATACTAATAACACTCAGCACCATCACTTCAGCACAGCTCTCACCAGTTCAGCCCCCAACAACGGCACCCCCAGCGCCGCCGCTCTCACAGCCCACAGCACCCGCCCCGGGATTCAACACCGTGCCCCTAGTACCAACCACGCCAAGTGGGGCCCCCACACCCACCGTAACGGTCCCAAAGGGCCCCACCATCGACATCGTTCAAATCCTCAAAAAAGCCAAGAGATTCTCCGTCCTCATCCGCCTCCTCAAGACAACACAGCTCATCAACCAGCTAAACTCACAGCTCGTCACCACTTCCTCCGGCGGCTTAACCCTCTTCGCGCCTGAGGACTCCGCCTTCTCCAAGCTCAAACCAGGCTTCCTCAACTCCCTCACTGATCGCCAGAAGGTTGAACTCTTGCAgttccactcactctcttccttcATCGCCATCTCCAACTTCGATACTCTCACCAACCCTGTTCAGACACAAGCCGGTGATGACCCTCAGAGGCTTCAGCTTAATGTTACCACCTATGGAGGTAGCCAGGTTAACATGGCCACCGGCGCCGTCAACGCCACCGTTACTGGCACCATTTACTCAGACAATAAGCTTGCCATATACCAGGTGGACAAGGTGCTTCTGCCACTTGACCTCGTTCTTCCAGCAAAATCCCCGGCTCCGGCGCCGGGTCTTGCTTCGGCCAAGGCATTGCCGAAGGCGGCAAAGGGAAATTCAACGACGGCTGCGGACGATAGTGGTAGCGACGCCGGTGACACCGATGACGACAAGGCATTGCCGACAGATGCTTCTTCTGCAGAATCGGTGAAGGTGGTAGTGTGGATGATGAGTGTTGCTGTCGCAGTGGCTTTGGTGGGTGCAACCATGTTTTAA
- the LOC112734993 gene encoding U-box domain-containing protein 17-like, translated as MASGVIFSSLRRRRSPSLEAFLAPVDLSDEALIRTVVAVAGDLVTGFSDHRLSFQRKNSRSLIRKVEVFQLLLESLRDSSVSLLPTAALCLRELFLVVYRSKILLDYCAQSSKLWLLLQNHSISGHFHDLGQEFSTLLDVFPVRAVDLSDDVREQIELLRRQSRRAKLFVDKKDDGLRIKFFSFLEAFENGRIPCSDELRRFYVDELKISDARSCRAEIEALEEQIVNHEGDIEPTVSVLNGLVAMTRCSRFLLFRFEEEDDDFGLGNENQKKAKVRLVNQDVADKILTIPKDFCCPISLDLMRDPVIISTGQTYDRSSISRWMDEGHSNCPKTGQTLAHNRLVPNRTLRNLIVQWCSAHGIPYDPPEVIDPSAETFASACPAKATMEANKATVALLIQQLANGSQSGRTVAAREIRLLAKTGKENRAFIGEAGAIPYLRDLLSSPNTVAQENSVTALLNLSIFERNKSRIMDEAGCLGSIVDVLKFGQTTEARENAAATLFSLSAVHDYKKRIADNVGAVEALASLLQEGTRRGKKDAVTALFNLSTHTENCARMIAAGAVMGLVEALGNEGIAEEAAGALALIVRQPLGAKAVVSEQAAVAGLIGMMRCGTPRGKENAVAALLELCRSGGTAATERVVRVPALAGLLQTLLFTGTKRARRKAASLARVFQRCENASLHYGGLGLGYALASNSASTRDTTIFAGDVSVPMSISLPVL; from the coding sequence atggctTCTGGGGTTATATTTTCGTCGCTGCGGCGTCGCCGGTCGCCGTCGCTAGAGGCCTTTCTGGCGCCGGTGGACCTTTCCGACGAGGCACTCATCCGGACCGTCGTTGCAGTCGCCGGCGACCTCGTCACTGGCTTCTCCGATCACCGGTTATCCTTCCAGCGCAAGAACTCTCGCTCCCTAATCCGAAAGGTCGAGGTTTTTCAGCTTCTATTAGAGTCACTGAGGGATTCAAGTGTGAGTCTTCTCCCCACGGCGGCGCTCTGCTTGAGGGAGCTCTTTTTGGTGGTATATCGTTCCAAGATTCTCCTTGATTACTGCGCGCAATCGAGTAAGTTATGGCTTTTGCTTCAGAACCACTCTATTTCCGGTCACTTCCATGATTTGGGTCAAGAATTTTCGACCCTTTTGGATGTTTTCCCTGTTAGGGCCGTTGACCTTAGCGACGATGTTAGGGAACAGATTGAGTTGTTGAGGAGACAGTCTAGGAGGGCCAAATTGTTTGTGGATAAGAAGGATGATGGCCTTAGAATaaagttcttttcttttcttgaggcaTTCGAGAATGGGAGGATTCCTTGTTCTGATGAATTGAGGCGTTTCTATGTTGATGAGTTGAAGATTAGTGATGCTAGGAGTTGTAGGGCTGAGATTGAAGCTTTGGAAGAGCAGATTGTTAATCATGAGGGTGATATTGAGCCAACCGTTTCTGTGCTTAATGGACTGGTGGCAATGACGCGGTGTAGCAGGTTTCTACTCTTTCGGTTTGAGGAGGAAGATGATGACTTTGGTTTGGGGAATGAGAATCAGAAGAAGGCCAAGGTGAGATTGGTTAATCAAGATGTCGCGGACAAGATTTTGACCATTCCTAAGGACTTTTGCTGTCCAATATCATTGGATTTGATGCGTGATCCGGTGATAATATCAACAGGCCAGACTTATGATCGGAGTTCCATATCAAGGTGGATGGACGAAGGGCATTCTAACTGTCCAAAAACAGGCCAAACACTTGCACACAACCGGCTTGTTCCTAACCGCACGCTTAGGAATTTGATCGTGCAGTGGTGCAGTGCACATGGAATACCCTATGATCCGCCAGAGGTAATTGATCCATCTGCTGAAACTTTTGCCTCAGCTTGTCCTGCCAAAGCTACCATGGAAGCCAATAAAGCAACTGTGGCGCTTCTCATTCAGCAGCTAGCTAATGGGTCACAATCTGGAAGGACTGTAGCTGCAAGGGAGATAAGATTGCTTGCAAAAACTGGAAAAGAGAATCGTGCCTTCATTGGAGAGGCAGGGGCAATTCCTTATCTTCGGGATTTACTTTCTTCTCCTAACACGGTCGCGCAGGAGAACTCAGTAACTGCATTGCTCAACCTATCCATTTTTGAGAGAAACAAGAGTCGCATCATGGATGAGGCAGGGTGCTTGGGATCAATAGTTGATGTGTTGAAATTTGGACAAACAACTGAGGCAAGGGAAAATGCTGCTGCAACATTGTTCAGTCTCTCTGCTGTCCATGACTATAAAAAAAGGATTGCAGATAATGTGGGAGCCGTTGAAGCACTGGCAAGTCTGTTGCAAGAGGGAACCCGAAGGGGGAAGAAGGATGCTGTGACAGCATTGTTTAATCTTTCCACCCATACTGAGAACTGCGCAAGGATGATAGCAGCAGGAGCAGTCATGGGCTTAGTCGAGGCATTGGGAAACGAAGGAATTGCTGAGGAAGCAGCAGGTGCCTTGGCCTTGATTGTCCGGCAGCCACTTGGGGCAAAAGCTGTGGTGAGTGAGCAAGCAGCAGTAGCTGGATTGATAGGAATGATGCGTTGTGGAACACCAAGAGGCAAAGAGAATGCGGTTGCTGCGTTGCTGGAGTTGTGCCGCAGCGGTGGCACAGCTGCAACTGAAAGAGTGGTTAGGGTGCCGGCTTTGGCAGGATTACTTCAAACCCTGCTCTTCACAGGAACAAAGCGAGCGAGACGAAAAGCGGCTTCACTTGCAAGAGTGTTTCAGAGATGTGAGAATGCCTCTCTGCATTATGGTGGATTGGGCCTAGGATATGCATTGGCTAGTAATTCAGCATCAACAAGGGATACAACAATTTTTGCTGGTGATGTTTCAGTACCAATGTCCATTTCTCTACCTGTATTGTAG